A genomic segment from Clostridia bacterium encodes:
- a CDS encoding helix-turn-helix domain-containing protein — protein sequence MRYLYNQQNKFGNCFILPNSIMQLDISPLARLIYFYLVYIEDRKTYQCYPSYKTIGKALNIASKTTVAKYVRELEDKCLIYTEPTEVILKNGKKQNGNLKYTIRPIQDAVEYFHQQQMKKFQQDLALENAKRMLEEYDKKHPRESA from the coding sequence ATGAGATATTTATATAATCAGCAAAACAAATTCGGGAATTGTTTTATACTTCCCAATTCCATTATGCAGCTTGATATAAGTCCACTTGCTCGACTGATATATTTTTATCTCGTCTATATTGAGGACAGAAAAACTTATCAGTGCTATCCGAGTTACAAAACTATTGGTAAGGCTCTTAACATTGCAAGCAAAACTACCGTCGCTAAATATGTAAGGGAGCTTGAAGATAAGTGTCTTATCTATACGGAGCCGACAGAAGTAATTTTGAAAAACGGTAAGAAGCAAAATGGAAATCTAAAATATACAATTCGTCCTATACAGGATGCGGTTGAATATTTCCATCAGCAACAGATGAAAAAATTTCAGCAAGACTTAGCTCTTGAAAATGCTAAAAGGATGCTCGAAGAATATGACAAAAAGCATCCAAGAGAGTCTGCATAG
- a CDS encoding helix-turn-helix domain-containing protein, giving the protein MKLNGNFTIIPNEFINDSRLDVYEFRILCYLMKLSGCNSSCYPSYETIARETGMSLSKAKNGIKNLIEYGIITKENREKKSGGAASNLYVVCVKTTDEDDEVTENTTDSIPDDSSPGVSEERGGVQDDCNKYINKNINYFVNNHQSSIEDLKDRAETYELEGLTKKNYESAIEIMFNSESILVGGEIIPREIVRRQLENISYEHIVYVDNNMPRKIVDGKVEIQVRSPVPYIVTALYNALRYTADEIVRMEYGDNVSADLFRKEDGDEIFI; this is encoded by the coding sequence ATGAAACTAAATGGAAACTTCACAATAATCCCTAACGAATTTATTAACGACTCAAGACTTGATGTATATGAATTTCGTATCCTTTGTTACCTGATGAAACTATCAGGATGCAACTCATCCTGCTACCCCTCTTACGAAACCATCGCAAGAGAAACCGGAATGAGTTTATCAAAGGCAAAGAATGGAATTAAGAATCTAATTGAATACGGAATAATTACAAAAGAGAACCGAGAGAAAAAGTCCGGAGGTGCTGCATCAAATCTCTATGTGGTGTGTGTAAAAACCACCGATGAAGATGATGAGGTTACAGAAAACACTACCGACAGTATTCCTGATGACTCATCTCCCGGTGTATCTGAAGAACGAGGTGGTGTACAAGACGACTGCAATAAATATATAAATAAAAATATTAATTATTTTGTTAATAACCATCAATCATCAATAGAAGATTTGAAGGATCGTGCAGAAACATATGAACTCGAAGGTCTGACAAAAAAGAATTATGAATCGGCTATTGAGATTATGTTTAATTCAGAATCGATTTTGGTTGGCGGCGAAATTATTCCCCGTGAAATTGTTCGCAGGCAATTAGAAAATATCAGCTACGAGCATATCGTCTATGTCGATAATAATATGCCGAGGAAAATTGTTGACGGCAAGGTTGAAATTCAAGTCAGAAGTCCTGTTCCATATATCGTAACTGCTCTATATAATGCATTGCGTTATACGGCAGATGAAATTGTCCGAATGGAATACGGAGATAATGTATCTGCTGACCTCTTCCGAAAGGAGGATGGCGATGAGATATTTATATAA